Below is a genomic region from bacterium.
TGGGGAGACACTTGTTGAACCGGTAACCAAAGGAACTAATATGGCGGCTTTACATAGCGATATAGATATTCTGGCACACCCGGGATTGTTAACCAAAGAAGAAACTCAATTGGCTAAAACTCGAAATATTGCTTTAGAGATTACTACACGGAGAGGACATTGTCTTACTAATGGACATGTAGTAAAAATGGCACAATTAGCCGGTGCCAAATTAATCTTAAATTCCGATGCCCATCAAATAGAAGACTTAATTGACCTTTCCTTTGCACAAGGAGTAGCCAGAGGAGCAGGGATAGAAGATTTTAACCTATTATTAGCCAATTCACAAGAAATTGTTGATAGAATATGAATGGTAACTACTTACCATTCACCAGTTACCAATTCCTAAATAGGGTTCTGCAAAATAGGATTTGGGAGAGACAACAAATAAATATCAAATATCAAAAAGCAAAATTACAAATCAAATTTCAAAATTGGTAAGTTGCCAAAGAATAACGCTGAAAGGAAAGAGATAATTTTACTGAACTTTGGCAAATTTGCAAATTCGCTGAAAAACTTAAAACTAAAAGCGTAAAACCAAAAACCGTTGATAGTTTGTAGTTGATAGTTTATAGTAGATAGTTGAAGAACTATAGACTATAAACTATAAACCATAAACTATAAACGAGTTTTGCATTTTGCTCTTTGAAGGAAATTGATAAAAATAGAGGTTTTAAATACCCGCTTAAAAACTACAGTTTCTTAGTTTTGCAGAACTCTAATTCCTAAATTAGGGTTTCATGAAATTAAGAGCAAATAATCGGTTAATTGGTAATTGATTAAATATCCTCGTCGTGAGCTCAGCCGAACGGTATTTAATTACCATTCACCAGTTACCATTTACCAAATGAAAGGAGGTTTATCAAAAATGGATTGGGGAATGAAGAATCGTCTATCACAATTAATTCAACCAGATGGTCGATGCTTTTTCATGCCAATAGACCATGGGTATTTTCAGGGTCCAACACGAAAGCTTGAAAAGCCAGGAGAGACCATCAAACCACTTCTCCCCTATTACGATGCACTATTTGTTACAAGAGGGGTATTACGCAGTTGTATCGATCCGAGTAACACTAAACCAATTATTCTCCGTGTCTCTGG
It encodes:
- a CDS encoding histidinol phosphate phosphatase domain-containing protein, which produces MIDLHTHSLLSDGVLLPSELASRAEEKGIDVLAITDHVDDSNIDFVIPRLLYACDELNKVMKIKLIPGCELTHIPPVLISKLATRARNMGARLIIVHGETLVEPVTKGTNMAALHSDIDILAHPGLLTKEETQLAKTRNIALEITTRRGHCLTNGHVVKMAQLAGAKLILNSDAHQIEDLIDLSFAQGVARGAGIEDFNLLLANSQEIVDRI